In Myxococcus stipitatus, the following are encoded in one genomic region:
- a CDS encoding two-component system sensor histidine kinase NtrB, with product MRADATERLRVRLVWLVLFRTVAASLSLVITVGRLLLQPFEEPSQADSLSLGVIIAAYISTVVVGVRLRRGKAGRLDAWVQVVGDVVIATGLVYLSGGSDSPLTFLYSLAVIGAAVVLEGRGALWVAAAGAVAFSGLVVVLRLSSDTPMGPVLSSRGLFVLGSNLLALALIAVLAGYLARQLSATGGALSAREEDLRRLGGLQQQILSSMPSGLITCDAQRRVTYVNAAARAILHVEDGLHTGQPLESLLPGVSGLAPRSSRGELVVNTNHGQRRILGLSVTPLEGEPGALLIVFQDLTELRRMEEDLKRSDRLASLGALSAQLAHELRNPLAAMRGSAQLLAQERSTDMVSLKLTNILVRESDRLARLVEDFLRFARPPEPVRREVHLDALLTETVDMLRADPLARDVKVEVSAQERLLAAVDPDQLRQVLINLVRNGFQAAGPRGEVKVGLARGEREAQIRVWDSAGSITEEMMGHLFEPFFTTRDGGTGLGLSTAHSIIRAHGGTIRVRSAPAEGTEFVVGLPL from the coding sequence GTGCGCGCGGACGCGACGGAGCGTCTGCGTGTCCGTCTGGTCTGGTTGGTGTTGTTCCGCACGGTGGCGGCAAGCCTCTCGCTCGTCATCACCGTGGGCCGCCTCCTGCTTCAGCCTTTCGAGGAGCCGAGCCAGGCGGACTCGCTCTCGCTGGGCGTCATCATCGCCGCGTACATCTCCACGGTGGTGGTGGGGGTTCGGCTCCGGCGTGGCAAGGCCGGGCGGCTGGACGCCTGGGTCCAGGTGGTGGGTGACGTCGTCATCGCCACGGGCTTGGTGTACTTGAGCGGAGGGTCCGACTCTCCGCTGACCTTCCTCTACAGCCTGGCCGTCATCGGCGCCGCCGTGGTGTTGGAGGGGCGGGGCGCGTTGTGGGTGGCGGCAGCGGGCGCGGTGGCCTTCTCTGGGCTCGTGGTGGTGCTGCGCCTGTCGAGCGACACGCCCATGGGGCCGGTGCTCTCCAGCCGCGGTCTCTTCGTGCTGGGCAGCAACCTCCTGGCGCTGGCGCTCATCGCAGTGCTCGCGGGCTATCTGGCGCGCCAGCTCTCCGCGACAGGTGGCGCGCTGTCCGCGCGCGAGGAGGACCTGCGCAGGCTGGGGGGACTCCAGCAGCAGATTCTCTCGTCGATGCCTTCGGGCCTCATCACCTGCGACGCCCAGCGGCGCGTCACCTACGTCAACGCCGCCGCGCGAGCCATCCTCCATGTCGAGGATGGGCTCCATACGGGGCAACCGTTGGAGTCCCTCCTCCCGGGTGTTTCGGGGCTCGCGCCGCGCTCCTCGCGCGGAGAGCTGGTGGTGAACACGAACCATGGCCAGCGGCGCATCCTCGGCCTGTCGGTGACGCCGCTGGAAGGCGAGCCCGGGGCGCTCCTCATCGTCTTCCAGGACCTGACGGAGCTGCGGCGGATGGAGGAGGACCTCAAGCGCTCGGACCGGCTCGCGAGCCTGGGCGCGCTCTCCGCGCAGCTCGCGCATGAGCTGCGCAATCCCCTGGCCGCGATGCGAGGCTCCGCGCAGCTCCTGGCGCAGGAGCGCTCCACGGACATGGTGTCCCTCAAGCTCACCAACATCCTGGTGCGCGAGTCCGACCGGCTGGCGCGGCTGGTGGAGGACTTCCTGCGCTTCGCCCGTCCTCCCGAGCCGGTGCGCCGGGAGGTCCACCTGGACGCGCTGCTGACGGAGACGGTGGACATGCTGCGCGCGGACCCCCTGGCCAGGGACGTGAAGGTGGAGGTGTCCGCGCAGGAGCGGCTGCTGGCGGCGGTGGACCCCGACCAGTTGCGTCAGGTGCTCATCAACCTGGTGCGCAACGGCTTCCAGGCGGCGGGCCCCAGGGGTGAGGTGAAGGTGGGGTTGGCGCGAGGTGAGCGGGAAGCCCAGATTCGTGTGTGGGACTCGGCGGGGAGCATCACCGAGGAGATGATGGGGCACCTGTTCGAGCCCTTCTTCACCACGAGGGATGGAGGCACGGGATTGGGCCTGTCCACCGCGCACTCCATCATCCGGGCTCATGGCGGTACCATCCGTGTGCGCTCGGCGCCGGCCGAGGGAACGGAGTTCGTCGTGGGGTTGCCGCTGTGA
- a CDS encoding FAD-dependent oxidoreductase yields MSSSASSAPSARSSHPRIAVVGAGPAGLTAAYVLARAGAQVEVHEGSRVVGGLARSLDLWNQRVDLGPHRFYTQDARINALWESVVGQDWATVESHPGVLRNDGQVLRYPLQVADVVRKVGFTESVRCVLEYGMQQLRPLPEVRTFEDWLVQRFGRRVFEQFFRDYNEKFFGRPCSQIDAGVSGSASKDSSLIDTVLNALRMGVGITRARAVKQVTEKFPFPHRGTGEVYERMARFIRDNGGEVLLESRVEALEVEGRKVTGLRTAKGSRAYDFVISSAPLVPLVAQLPGQPPEVQRALVEARDVLTFRSAVLVYLEVHGTNLFPESWLEMHTRAVRTCRVTNFRNWVPGLYGQERSSILCVEYWCAQEEDLWTHSDEAMAALAQRELESVGLLGSTPVGRVHVVRLPRCFPVYQPGYQRVLQPLQTHLDGFERLSSIGRGGRFSYNSQDANWRMGLEAADGARAALGF; encoded by the coding sequence ATGAGTTCCTCCGCCAGCAGCGCCCCCTCCGCACGGTCTTCACACCCTCGCATCGCGGTGGTGGGCGCCGGCCCGGCGGGGCTCACCGCGGCCTATGTGCTGGCTCGCGCAGGGGCGCAGGTCGAGGTCCATGAAGGCAGCCGCGTCGTGGGAGGACTGGCGCGCAGTCTGGACCTGTGGAATCAGCGCGTGGACCTGGGCCCCCACCGCTTCTACACCCAGGACGCGCGCATCAACGCCCTGTGGGAGAGCGTCGTGGGACAGGACTGGGCCACCGTCGAGTCCCATCCTGGCGTCTTGCGCAACGACGGCCAGGTGCTGCGCTATCCGCTCCAGGTGGCGGACGTGGTGCGCAAGGTGGGCTTCACCGAGTCCGTCCGGTGTGTCCTCGAGTACGGCATGCAGCAGCTTCGCCCGCTCCCGGAGGTGCGCACCTTCGAGGACTGGCTGGTGCAGCGCTTCGGCCGCCGCGTCTTCGAGCAGTTCTTCCGCGACTACAACGAGAAGTTCTTCGGACGGCCGTGCTCGCAAATCGACGCGGGTGTCTCCGGCTCCGCCTCCAAGGACTCCTCGCTCATCGACACCGTGCTCAATGCCCTGCGCATGGGGGTCGGCATCACTCGTGCCCGGGCCGTCAAGCAGGTCACCGAGAAGTTCCCCTTCCCTCATCGCGGCACGGGCGAGGTGTACGAGCGCATGGCGCGGTTCATCCGTGACAACGGTGGTGAGGTGCTCCTCGAGAGCCGTGTGGAGGCACTCGAGGTCGAGGGCCGGAAGGTGACGGGACTGCGCACCGCGAAGGGCTCGCGGGCCTACGACTTCGTCATCTCCAGCGCTCCCCTGGTGCCCTTGGTGGCCCAACTCCCCGGACAACCTCCCGAGGTCCAACGCGCCCTCGTCGAAGCACGTGACGTGCTCACCTTCCGCAGCGCGGTCCTCGTGTACCTGGAGGTTCATGGGACGAACCTGTTCCCTGAGTCCTGGCTGGAGATGCACACGCGCGCTGTGCGGACATGCCGCGTGACGAACTTCCGCAACTGGGTCCCTGGGCTCTATGGACAGGAGCGCTCCTCCATCCTCTGCGTGGAGTACTGGTGCGCGCAGGAAGAGGACCTGTGGACACACAGTGACGAGGCCATGGCCGCGCTTGCACAGCGGGAGCTCGAGTCGGTCGGACTGCTGGGCTCAACGCCCGTGGGACGCGTCCACGTCGTGCGCCTGCCCCGCTGCTTTCCCGTGTACCAGCCCGGCTATCAGCGGGTCCTCCAGCCCCTGCAGACGCACCTCGACGGCTTCGAGAGATTGAGCTCCATCGGACGGGGCGGCCGCTTCTCCTACAACAGCCAGGACGCCAACTGGCGCATGGGACTCGAGGCCGCGGACGGAGCCAGGGCGGCGCTCGGTTTCTAG
- a CDS encoding sigma-54 dependent transcriptional regulator, whose translation MVDDELSMREYLELLLHRDGYAVTSVPGVKPACELLSRDGVDLVISDMKLGTGSGLDVLRAARARKEPPEVVLITAFGTPSAAVEAMREGAYDYICKPFDNEELRLLVQKALEKRLLRQENTTLRARLLPGLGVAVGKSARMQAVWSLVEKVAPGRSTVLVTGESGTGKELVARAIHMRGSRAAQPFLPFNCAALNEGTLESELFGHVKGAFTGALQERSGLLVSAGEGTVMLDEVGEMPLATQVKLLRVLQERKVKPVGSAAEVPFQARVIAATNRRLEAEVKAGRFREDLFYRLNVITLELPPLRERTGDISLLASHFLSRMAEELGRPGLRFSPETLAILERYAFPGNVRQLQNMVERAATLSDSDLLGPSTLPPAVRGEVEPVVRPGEPGEPQLGSGFNLERHLDDSERRYLLAALKQAGGVKTRAADLLGLSFRSFRYRLAKHGLTDELDEPVRNGG comes from the coding sequence GTGGTGGACGACGAGCTGTCGATGCGCGAGTACCTGGAGCTCCTCCTTCACCGTGACGGCTACGCGGTGACGAGCGTGCCCGGTGTGAAGCCCGCGTGCGAGCTCCTGTCGCGTGACGGGGTGGACCTGGTCATCTCCGACATGAAGTTGGGGACGGGCAGCGGCCTGGATGTGCTGCGCGCGGCGCGTGCGCGCAAGGAGCCGCCGGAGGTGGTGTTGATTACCGCCTTCGGAACGCCCTCCGCCGCGGTGGAGGCGATGCGCGAGGGGGCGTACGACTACATCTGCAAGCCCTTCGACAACGAGGAGCTTCGACTGCTGGTCCAGAAGGCGCTGGAGAAGCGCCTCCTGCGGCAGGAGAACACGACGCTGCGAGCGCGGCTGTTGCCGGGGCTGGGCGTCGCGGTGGGGAAGAGCGCGCGCATGCAGGCGGTGTGGTCCCTGGTGGAGAAGGTGGCGCCGGGGCGCAGCACGGTGCTGGTGACGGGGGAGAGCGGCACGGGGAAGGAGCTGGTGGCGCGCGCCATCCACATGCGCGGCAGCCGTGCGGCGCAACCGTTCCTGCCCTTCAACTGCGCGGCGCTCAACGAGGGCACGCTGGAGAGCGAGCTGTTCGGTCACGTGAAGGGGGCCTTCACGGGGGCGCTGCAGGAGCGCTCGGGCCTGTTGGTGTCGGCGGGGGAGGGGACGGTGATGTTGGACGAGGTGGGGGAGATGCCGCTGGCCACGCAGGTGAAGCTCCTGCGGGTGTTGCAGGAGCGGAAGGTGAAGCCGGTGGGCAGCGCGGCGGAGGTGCCCTTCCAGGCGCGCGTCATCGCCGCGACCAACCGGAGGCTGGAGGCGGAGGTGAAGGCGGGGCGCTTTCGCGAGGACCTCTTCTACCGGCTCAATGTCATTACGTTGGAGTTGCCGCCATTGCGTGAGCGCACGGGCGACATCTCGCTGTTGGCCAGCCACTTCCTCTCGAGGATGGCGGAGGAACTGGGGCGGCCGGGCTTGCGCTTCTCGCCAGAGACGTTGGCGATACTCGAGCGCTATGCGTTCCCCGGCAACGTGCGGCAGTTGCAGAACATGGTGGAGCGCGCGGCCACGCTGTCGGACTCGGACCTCCTGGGGCCCTCGACATTGCCGCCAGCGGTGCGAGGTGAGGTGGAGCCAGTGGTTCGTCCCGGGGAGCCGGGCGAGCCGCAGTTGGGTTCGGGCTTCAACCTGGAGCGCCACCTGGATGACAGCGAGCGACGGTACCTGCTGGCGGCGCTGAAGCAGGCGGGTGGTGTGAAGACGCGGGCAGCGGACCTGCTGGGCCTGTCCTTCCGCTCGTTCCGCTACCGGCTGGCGAAGCACGGCCTCACGGATGAGTTGGACGAGCCGGTGCGAAACGGGGGCTGA
- a CDS encoding glycosyltransferase family 2 protein, with product MDISVVVPCFRGETSLPELCARLIRALEARQASFEIILVDDSARPTLWALIDGLAQSDGRIVGVQLMRNFGQHNATVCGFRHARGRWVVTLDEDLQNPPEEIGALLARAEQADADVVYGLPRLRQGPGWRSLASRLIMVIPRKVMRVAFDISAFRLISGSVAAEVARSERHDIILDIYLSWVTDRITATEVRHEHPEGLRSSYTLSRLVTVFFNLLFNYATFPLRLASIGGLLLSLLSAIAGGGVLISHMTGTITVPGWASLALAVLFSSGVTLLGVGILSEYVARIFLQINQKPQAVVRQVTSTPRLSGAEPRAEPAQQEPLHGHR from the coding sequence GTGGACATCTCCGTCGTCGTCCCCTGCTTCCGGGGGGAGACCTCGCTGCCCGAGTTGTGCGCCCGGCTGATACGTGCGCTGGAGGCGCGCCAGGCCTCATTCGAAATCATCCTCGTGGACGACAGCGCCCGGCCCACGCTGTGGGCGCTCATCGACGGGCTGGCGCAGTCGGATGGGCGCATCGTGGGCGTACAGCTGATGCGCAACTTCGGGCAACACAACGCCACCGTGTGCGGCTTCCGGCACGCCCGCGGGCGCTGGGTCGTGACACTCGATGAGGACCTGCAGAACCCACCCGAGGAGATAGGGGCCCTGCTGGCTCGCGCCGAGCAGGCCGATGCGGATGTCGTCTATGGACTCCCGCGTCTGCGCCAAGGCCCTGGATGGCGCTCGCTCGCCTCGCGACTCATCATGGTCATCCCCCGCAAGGTGATGAGGGTGGCGTTCGACATCTCCGCCTTCCGGCTCATCTCCGGCTCCGTCGCCGCGGAGGTCGCCCGCAGCGAGCGGCACGACATCATCCTCGACATCTACCTCTCGTGGGTCACCGACCGCATCACCGCCACGGAGGTCCGTCACGAACATCCCGAGGGCCTGCGCAGCTCCTACACCCTGAGCCGGCTGGTGACGGTGTTCTTCAACCTGCTCTTCAACTACGCCACCTTCCCCCTCAGGCTCGCATCCATTGGCGGGCTCCTGCTCTCCCTGCTGTCCGCCATCGCAGGAGGTGGAGTCCTCATCTCTCACATGACCGGAACCATCACCGTGCCTGGCTGGGCCTCGCTGGCGCTGGCGGTGCTGTTCTCATCCGGCGTCACGCTGCTGGGGGTGGGAATCCTCTCCGAATACGTGGCGCGCATCTTCCTTCAAATCAATCAGAAGCCTCAGGCGGTGGTTCGTCAGGTGACGAGCACCCCGAGGCTCTCCGGCGCGGAGCCGCGAGCCGAGCCCGCCCAACAGGAGCCCCTCCATGGACATCGCTGA
- a CDS encoding class I SAM-dependent methyltransferase codes for MDIAEEQRAFYSALLDQFGDDPRSLSHRDQATQYERFHRLARLFEGESGPISVHEIGCGLGHFGEFLQQHHPKALFSGSDIHPSFTESCARKFPQGTFHSRNVVEVLPPERYDFLTLSGTFNVPLSASPEAWQGFVEGMLGAMYAMCTKGFAVNFLTTFHDPEFTRKELYYQPPGELLNFVVGKLSRFWELDAAGPLYEYTLRVYRPEYVRARHTDEAFTRYFRSHPRPSST; via the coding sequence ATGGACATCGCTGAAGAGCAGCGCGCTTTCTACAGCGCCCTCCTGGACCAGTTCGGAGACGACCCGCGCTCGCTCTCCCATCGAGACCAGGCCACGCAGTACGAGCGCTTCCACCGCCTGGCCCGGCTCTTCGAGGGAGAATCGGGCCCCATCTCCGTCCATGAGATTGGATGCGGCCTGGGCCACTTCGGCGAGTTCCTTCAACAGCACCACCCGAAGGCGCTCTTCTCCGGAAGCGACATCCATCCCTCCTTCACGGAGTCCTGCGCCCGCAAGTTCCCCCAGGGCACCTTCCACAGCCGGAACGTCGTCGAGGTGCTTCCGCCGGAGCGCTACGACTTCCTGACGTTGTCGGGGACCTTCAACGTCCCGCTCTCCGCTTCACCCGAGGCGTGGCAAGGCTTCGTCGAGGGAATGCTCGGTGCCATGTACGCGATGTGCACCAAGGGCTTCGCGGTGAACTTCCTCACGACGTTCCACGACCCCGAATTCACGCGCAAGGAGCTGTACTATCAGCCACCAGGCGAGCTGCTGAACTTCGTGGTGGGGAAGCTCAGCCGCTTCTGGGAACTGGATGCCGCCGGGCCGCTCTACGAGTACACCTTGCGTGTCTACCGTCCCGAGTACGTCCGCGCGCGCCACACGGACGAGGCCTTCACGCGCTACTTCCGGTCGCATCCACGCCCCTCATCGACATGA
- the pilB gene encoding type IV-A pilus assembly ATPase PilB, which produces MSGRLGELLVRENLISVQQLRKAQEEQQKSGTRIGTALIKTGAIEESKLTDFLSKQYGVPAINLKDFDIDPDIIKLVPKEVAEKHLVIPVNRAGPSLIVAMCDPSNIFAVDDLKFLTGYNIETVVASEVSIREAIERYYAEKGPSMEDIVGDVADDIELAKEETENIDEMAKAADDAPVVKLVNLILMDAIKKRASDIHIEPYERDFRVRFRIDGVMYEVMRPPMKLRNAITSRLKIMASLDISERRLPQDGRIKIKIGGGKEMDFRVSVCPTLFGEKVVMRLLDKSNLQLDMTKLGFDPEPLAWFKEAIDRPYGMVLVTGPTGSGKTTTLYSALSSLNDVGTNICTAEDPVEFNFAGINQVQMHDDIGLNFAAALRSFLRQDPDIIMIGEIRDFETAEIGVKAALTGHLVLSTLHTNDAPGTVSRLLNMGIEPFLVTASLNLILAQRLARRLCPACKKPAEHVDEQALIDAGVPPDKIGTFTMYEKVGCRDCNDRGYRGRVAIYEVMPFWDGLKELVINGASAAELKQEAIRLGMSSLRMSGLRKMMDGATTLEEVVGNTAPDRF; this is translated from the coding sequence ATGTCCGGTCGATTGGGTGAACTGCTGGTCCGCGAGAACCTCATCTCCGTCCAGCAACTGCGCAAGGCCCAGGAAGAGCAGCAGAAGAGCGGCACGCGCATCGGCACCGCGCTCATCAAGACGGGCGCCATCGAGGAGTCGAAGCTCACCGACTTCCTCTCCAAGCAGTACGGCGTGCCGGCCATCAACCTGAAGGACTTCGACATCGACCCGGACATCATCAAGCTCGTGCCCAAGGAAGTGGCCGAGAAGCACTTGGTGATTCCCGTCAACCGCGCCGGCCCGTCGCTGATTGTCGCGATGTGCGACCCGTCCAACATCTTCGCGGTGGACGACCTGAAGTTCCTCACCGGCTACAACATCGAGACGGTGGTGGCGTCGGAGGTCTCCATCCGCGAGGCCATCGAGCGGTACTACGCGGAGAAGGGCCCCTCGATGGAGGACATCGTCGGCGACGTGGCCGACGACATCGAGCTGGCGAAGGAGGAGACGGAGAACATCGACGAGATGGCCAAGGCCGCGGATGACGCGCCGGTGGTCAAGCTCGTGAACCTCATCCTGATGGACGCCATCAAGAAGCGCGCGTCCGACATCCACATCGAGCCCTACGAGCGCGACTTCCGCGTCCGCTTCCGCATCGACGGCGTGATGTACGAGGTGATGCGTCCGCCCATGAAGCTTCGCAACGCGATCACCTCGCGTTTGAAGATCATGGCCTCGCTCGACATCTCCGAGCGCCGGCTGCCGCAGGACGGCCGCATCAAGATCAAGATTGGCGGCGGCAAGGAGATGGACTTCCGCGTGAGCGTGTGCCCCACGCTCTTCGGCGAGAAGGTCGTCATGCGGTTGCTCGACAAGAGCAACCTCCAGCTCGACATGACGAAGCTGGGCTTCGACCCGGAGCCGCTGGCCTGGTTCAAGGAGGCCATCGACCGGCCGTACGGCATGGTGCTGGTGACGGGCCCCACGGGCTCGGGCAAGACGACGACGCTGTACTCGGCGCTCTCCAGCCTCAACGACGTGGGCACCAACATCTGCACCGCCGAGGACCCGGTCGAGTTCAACTTCGCCGGCATCAACCAGGTGCAGATGCATGACGACATCGGCCTGAACTTCGCCGCCGCCCTGCGCAGCTTCCTGCGCCAGGACCCGGACATCATCATGATTGGTGAGATCCGCGACTTCGAGACGGCGGAAATCGGCGTGAAGGCCGCGCTCACGGGCCACCTGGTGCTCTCCACGCTGCACACCAACGACGCCCCGGGCACGGTGAGCCGTCTGCTCAACATGGGCATCGAGCCGTTCCTCGTGACGGCCTCGCTCAACCTCATCCTCGCCCAGCGTCTGGCGCGCCGGTTGTGCCCCGCGTGCAAGAAGCCCGCGGAGCACGTGGACGAGCAGGCCCTCATCGACGCGGGTGTCCCGCCGGACAAGATTGGCACCTTCACGATGTACGAGAAGGTCGGCTGCCGCGACTGCAATGACCGTGGCTACCGGGGCCGCGTGGCCATCTACGAGGTCATGCCCTTCTGGGATGGCCTCAAGGAGCTGGTCATCAACGGCGCGTCCGCCGCGGAGCTCAAGCAGGAGGCCATCCGTCTGGGCATGAGCAGCCTGCGCATGAGCGGTCTGCGCAAGATGATGGACGGCGCCACCACCCTGGAAGAAGTGGTCGGCAACACCGCCCCGGACCGCTTCTAG
- a CDS encoding PilT/PilU family type 4a pilus ATPase, which yields MANLHQLLKAMVEKGASDLHVTTGSPPQLRVDGELVPLKTAPLTPVETKQLCYSILTDAQKHKFEEDNELDLSFGVKGLSRFRANIFMQRGAVAGAFRTIPFKILTFQELGLPPVVAELVKKPRGLILVTGPTGSGKSTTLASMIDKINTERHEHIMTIEDPIEYLHPHKNCLVNQREVGADTRNFKTALKYILRQDPDVVLVGELRDLETIEAALTIAETGHICYATLHTNSAVQTINRVLDVFPPYQQPQVRAQLSFVLEGVMSQALVAKAGAPGRVLALEVMVPNPAIRNLIREDKVHQIYSSMQVGQAKFGMQTFNQALAALLLRRVITQDEAFGRSSDAEELRNILATGGGMPVGQRPAGGPAGR from the coding sequence GTGGCCAACCTGCACCAGCTCCTCAAGGCGATGGTCGAGAAGGGCGCTTCCGACCTCCACGTCACCACCGGCTCTCCGCCGCAGCTGCGCGTGGACGGCGAGCTTGTCCCCTTGAAGACGGCGCCGTTGACGCCCGTGGAGACCAAGCAGCTCTGCTACTCCATCCTCACGGACGCCCAGAAGCACAAGTTCGAGGAGGACAACGAGCTGGACTTGTCCTTCGGCGTGAAGGGCCTGTCGCGCTTCCGCGCCAACATCTTCATGCAGCGTGGCGCGGTGGCCGGGGCCTTCCGCACCATTCCCTTCAAGATTCTGACCTTCCAGGAGCTGGGCCTGCCGCCCGTGGTCGCCGAGCTGGTGAAGAAGCCGCGCGGCCTCATCCTGGTGACGGGCCCCACGGGCTCGGGCAAGTCCACCACGCTGGCCTCGATGATCGACAAGATCAACACCGAGCGTCATGAGCACATCATGACCATCGAGGACCCCATCGAGTACCTGCACCCACACAAGAACTGCCTAGTGAACCAGCGCGAGGTGGGAGCGGACACTCGAAACTTCAAGACGGCGCTCAAGTACATCCTCCGCCAGGACCCGGACGTGGTGCTGGTGGGTGAGCTCCGAGACCTCGAGACCATCGAAGCGGCGCTCACCATCGCGGAGACGGGCCACATCTGCTACGCGACGCTGCACACTAACAGCGCGGTGCAGACCATCAACCGCGTGCTGGACGTCTTCCCGCCGTACCAGCAGCCGCAGGTGCGCGCCCAGCTCTCCTTCGTGCTGGAGGGCGTGATGAGTCAGGCGCTGGTGGCCAAGGCGGGCGCTCCGGGCCGCGTGCTGGCCCTGGAGGTCATGGTGCCCAACCCCGCCATCCGGAACCTCATCCGCGAGGACAAGGTCCATCAGATCTACTCCTCCATGCAGGTGGGTCAGGCGAAGTTCGGCATGCAGACCTTCAACCAGGCGCTCGCCGCGCTGCTCCTGCGGCGGGTCATCACCCAGGATGAGGCCTTCGGACGCTCCAGTGATGCGGAAGAGCTGCGCAACATCCTGGCCACGGGCGGTGGAATGCCTGTGGGACAGAGGCCCGCTGGCGGGCCGGCGGGTCGTTAG
- a CDS encoding type II secretion system F family protein, producing MAAPAVQKATASKKNTSQFLWEAKTKAGETKKGEMEASDLEAVNARLKSLGLNPVKVRKKGALDGEITLPGLGGVTGKDILVFTRQFATMIDAGLPLVQCLDILASQMDNPAFKKVVMAIKGRVEQGSTFADALKEHPKVFDELYTQLCAAGEVGGILDTILNRLAAYREKSEKLKRKVKGAMTYPAIVILVAIGVTALLLLKVTPVFAAMFADFGSALPAPTQFVVDLSQWAQDYGLYVFLSIVAVVVAFSWSYKQPAGRKFWDKVFLKMPLFGPVLRKVAVARFTRTLGTMISSGVPILDALDVTAKTAGNRTVEEAIYYVRSKISEGKNIAGPLAETKVFPSMVVQMIGVGEATGAMDTMLNKIADFYDDEVDTAVGALTAMIEPLLMVFLGGVVGGFLIAMYLPIFSIAGAIK from the coding sequence ATGGCAGCACCAGCAGTCCAGAAGGCAACAGCTTCCAAGAAGAACACGTCCCAGTTCCTCTGGGAGGCGAAGACCAAGGCCGGTGAGACGAAGAAGGGCGAGATGGAGGCCTCCGACCTGGAGGCCGTCAATGCCCGTCTCAAGTCCCTGGGGCTCAACCCGGTCAAGGTCCGCAAGAAGGGCGCGCTGGACGGCGAAATCACCCTGCCGGGCCTGGGCGGGGTGACGGGCAAGGACATCCTCGTCTTCACCCGTCAGTTCGCGACGATGATCGACGCCGGCCTTCCGCTGGTGCAGTGCCTCGACATCCTCGCCAGCCAGATGGACAACCCCGCCTTCAAGAAGGTGGTGATGGCCATCAAGGGGAGGGTGGAGCAGGGCAGCACGTTCGCGGACGCGCTGAAGGAGCACCCCAAGGTCTTCGACGAGCTCTACACCCAGTTGTGCGCGGCCGGCGAAGTGGGCGGTATCCTCGACACCATCCTCAACCGTCTGGCGGCCTACCGGGAGAAGTCGGAGAAGCTCAAGCGCAAGGTGAAGGGCGCGATGACCTATCCGGCCATCGTCATCCTGGTGGCCATCGGCGTGACGGCGCTCCTGCTCCTGAAGGTGACGCCCGTGTTCGCGGCGATGTTCGCGGACTTCGGCTCGGCGCTGCCGGCTCCCACCCAGTTCGTGGTGGACCTGTCGCAGTGGGCTCAGGACTACGGCCTCTACGTCTTCCTGTCCATCGTCGCGGTCGTCGTCGCCTTTTCGTGGAGCTACAAGCAGCCCGCGGGGCGCAAGTTCTGGGACAAGGTGTTCCTCAAGATGCCGCTGTTCGGCCCCGTGTTGCGCAAGGTGGCGGTGGCGCGCTTCACGCGTACGCTGGGCACGATGATCTCCTCCGGCGTTCCCATCCTCGACGCGCTGGACGTGACGGCGAAGACGGCCGGCAACCGCACCGTGGAAGAGGCCATCTACTACGTGCGCAGCAAGATCTCCGAAGGCAAGAACATCGCGGGTCCGCTGGCGGAAACGAAGGTGTTCCCCTCCATGGTGGTGCAGATGATTGGCGTCGGTGAGGCCACGGGCGCCATGGACACCATGCTCAACAAGATCGCCGACTTCTACGATGACGAGGTGGACACCGCCGTCGGCGCGTTGACGGCGATGATTGAACCTCTGTTGATGGTGTTCCTCGGCGGCGTGGTCGGTGGCTTCCTCATCGCCATGTACCTGCCCATCTTCTCCATTGCCGGCGCGATCAAGTAG